The window GTGTTTAAAATAAGGATCTTTACTTGCGTCATCACCAGCAATATCATCAACAGGTGTCTTACTGATGCGACTTGAAATATCGGCCATAAAGGACATCAATTCCTCTTTTTCCTCATCGGAAGCCTTACAAAGCAGTTCACGATATATTTCCAGAGCACCTTCAAGGTCCCCCTGTGAAGCCAGAACTTCCGCCATGGTCTTGGTCTTAAGACTGTCCATGACAATTGCACTGGTCAAGGCTTCAGGAGATTCACCATCGGAATCAACAAGAGCAGCGGCTTCGGATATCTCATCTACCAGCAACTCACTCTCTTCAGGGTCCGGACGGGTAAAGTCGCCGGGAGCCTCGTAACCTTCTTTGCAAACAGCAGAATCGGCCTTCTGAGGACGCTCTGCAACAGAGACTCCGGTAAGCTGCTTGATACCTTCAGCCATGACATCAGACCATGACATGGGCGAACCATGGAGCGCGGAAAAAAGAAAGGCCATGGCTCCGGCAATATCATCATTACCTTCAGAAACGGAAGCACCCCACATCTTCCAGAATGAGGGGTATGAAGAAAAAAGTCTGGTCAACGGAGCAACTGCCGCTTTTGCTTCAGAATCCCGGCCGAGCTTGGCAAGGGTTTCCACCAGCAGCAGACGGGCCTCAAGATAGTCGGGATGACGGTCAAGCCCCATCCTGAGAGTGGTTACAGCTTTTTCATGGCTACCCATTTCAACATAAAGGCGGGCCAGAGGGAAAAAAACTTTCGAGCTGGGCTCCAGTGCCAGAACTTCCTGATACCACTCAATCTTGCTTTGCATCTGCACCTGCTCCCTGAGTCTTTACTTTCCCTGATTTGGGGAAAAGATATAACACTTCATTTTCCTTCACGTAATTCATCCTGCTGCGGATGACCTTTTCCTGATACGCCTGATCAGTCTTCAACCGTCTGATTTCCCTGCTGAGTTCAAGTGTCCGGTTATCAGCAGCATCGATCTTCTGCTCAAGCTCCTGAACCTTATCATCCAGCTCTACGTAGCCGAAAAAACCCTGCTCACTAAGCCCAAGCCGTATAAGCAGCACAAGGTTGATAATAACCAGTAAACCCAACAAGACTCTACGTCGCAGCATTAACGAAGCTCCTACTGCAACCGGGTAAACATTTTTCTAGGCGACTCAACCTGACCAAGCGGAACTCTGAGTTCGAGCAAAAAGTTATCAGTGGCCGATTCAATCCGTTCAACTTCGGCTTCGCTCACCCTGATTTTTTCCATTTTACTCATAAACCCTTTAAGCACTTCAAGCTCTTCAATAAACCTGCTGTTCAAGTCAAGCTTTTCAAGCTCTTGCTCCATCTCAAGAATTGTTTCAAGACAATTATTGAGCCTTAGCACAAGGTTTTGTCGGTCATTGACGTTCATTGATAGTCCTGTCTGTGACGTTTTTCTAATAAAATTTTATTATTCGCTAGTTAACCAGACTTTATGCAAATTGTACATATAATTAGCTCCGGAAAACACAGTTAAGAAAAGAGCCGCGTAGAGAATCCACATTCCCAGCTGATGCATATCGATCCCGAAGTAGGGATAATGCAGGAGCAAGGGACCGAGTGCAAAACTCTGAGTAACGGTCTTGAGTTTTCCGAATTTGTCGGCAGCAAGCACCAGCCCCATATCCACGGCAATGGCGCGGAGTCCGGTAACAGCCAGTTCGCGACAGACAATAACCACAGTAATCCAACCGCTTACATACCCCATATGGGTCAGCATGATCAAGGTTGAACAGATGAGCAATTTATCAGCCAGCGGATCAAGAAATTTACCGAGATTGGTAACCTGATTGCTGCGGCGGGCAATGTACCCGTCAAAGAAGTCGGTCAGCGAGGCCAGAAAAAAAACAAAGGCTGCCAGAAACATGGTCAGCTTGCTCGGATAATAAAGCAGAACAACGATTAAAGGTACAGCAAGAATGCGTCCAAGAGTCAGGGAATTGGCAAGATTGAACATAAAGAGTCCCGGGTCGTGAAATTCATTTAGTCAGGGCAGCTGCCCTGAAGCCTGCAAGCCTTTGTGAAATGCAGGGAACCGAAAAAACGGCCCCCCGCATGAACTGCATGATTCTGTGCCGAGGAGGACTGTATGTCAACCCGGCAATCAGTTTACGCCTGAAAAAAGCGTCTTTTCTTAGGTATGAGTGCTGGAAGCAACCTCAAAACTGCTTTCAGCCGCTTCAGCGATCTCGTCAGCAACCTTACGGAAAGCAAGCTTGGCCGGGGAATCTTCTTCAAGAAGAACCACGGGCTTGCCAAGATCAGCAGCGACAACAGTAGTAGGATCAAGGGGAACAGCACCGAGGAAAGGCAAGCCATATTTTTCAGCAAGCTCTTCACCACCGCCCTTTTTGAAAAGGTCGATGTTCTCGTGGCAATGGGGGCAGACAAGTCCGCTCATGTTCTCGACCACGCCCATAATGTTGGCCTTTGCGTATTGCAGGAAGTTAATAGCCTTTCTTACGTCTGCAAGAGAGATTTCCTGCGGAGTGGTAACAACCACGGCAAGGGATTCGGGAATGGTTTTCAGCACGGTCATGGGCTCATCGCCGGTACCCGGAGGGGAGTCGACTACGAGAAAATCAAGTTCGCCCCACTGAACGTCGGAAATAAACTGCCTGATAGCGGAAGTTTTCATGGGACCACGCCAGAGAACGGCCTGATCCGGGTCTTTGAGCAGGGATTCCATGGAAACAACGTGCAGGTTGTCATTTACCTTTTTGGGAACCACGAGATTACCGCGCTCAACATCAAGCTGCCCGGTAATTCCAAGCAGATGGGGAACACTGGGGCCGTGGATGTCAACATCAAGAATACCGACCTTGAAACCTTTATCAGCAAGAGCTGCGGCAATGTTGACCGCCACAGAACTTTTACCGACGCCGCCTTTGCCGCTCATTACAAAAATTTTGTATTTGATCTTCTGCAAAGTTGAAGAAATCAACTCATTTTGCAGAGCCTGAGCAGCACTCGCTTTTTTGTCACCACCCTTCTGGGGAGCAGAAGAACAGGAACTACATGATGAACTCATATCCATGCCTTTGTTGTATATTAAAAATTCAGGGAAGCCTTCTCCCCTGTCAGCTTCAGCTGTCCTTGGCTGAAGATACCCATTCCAAGATAATCACTGCTGCGAATCCGGCAACCATCAGGAGCACGGCACTCGCAAATTCACCGTCATAAGCGGGAGGCAGAACATTGGCCTCGCTCAGGACATGAGTTTTACCCCGTATCACCACCGAATCAAGAACCTCTTTCCAAGGCCAGATTTTACGCATGGCTCCAGCCATGAATCCAGTCAGCAGGCTCACGGTCAATGCATGATGCTTTTCCAGCAGAAAATGCAACACACGGGAAAAAAGAGAGATACCGAGTGCACAGCCGCAAACAAAAGCCAACAGGATGGCTCCATTATCAAGAGTGGTTGGATTGCGGATAGCTCCGGTGATAAATTCATACTTACCCAGAAGCAGCAAAATAAACGCCCCGCTGATACCGGGCAGAATCATGGCGCAAATGGAAATTGATGCGCAGAGAAAAACAAACCAGAGTGTATCCGGGGTGGTGACGGGAATAAGTCCCACAAGAAAAAAACTGAACACCGCGCCCACGACACCAGAAATAACATTCTTAACAGAGAATTCCCCGACCCTTCTGCCGACAACCAGAATGGACGCGGCAATAAGTCCGAAGAAAAGGGACCAGACCTGTACCGGATGTGTTCCCAGCAGAACATGAATAATCTGGGCCATGGAGACCATAGCCATCACAATCCCGAACAGCAGGGGCAGCAAAAATTTTAAATGGGCTTCGGCAACAGCCCCGGTCAGATCAAACTTGAAAAGGCTTTTTATGAATTTTCCGTTAAAGGAACGGATTGAATCAATGAGATTATCATAGATTCCCGTGATAAAAGCCATGGTCCCGCCGGAAACACCGGGAATAATATCAGCCACCCCCATGCAGATACCTTTAAGTATAAGCACAAGGTAATCACGTAAGGATTCAGGCCCCGGACCTTTTTTCCAAGCTTGGATGAAATTCATTATGACCTACCAGCCCTGTTTACCAACCAGATCAACAAAGGCGCATCCGCCCATGTCGGTGGTTTCAATTTTTCCATCTGTTTTTGTAACCAGCATCAACCGCTGCACCCGTCTCTGTCCACCGACAGGGATAACCAGAATTCCGGGATCAGCCAGTTGATCTATGAGGTATTGAGGAATCTCAGGTCCACCAGCGGTGACAATTATACGGTCATAGGGAGCATTGTCAGGCCACCCCATAGTGCCGTCATCCAGTTTAACCTGAATATTGAAATATCTCAGGTCAAAAAGAAGCTTGCGCGCAGAAATGAAAAGTTTGCGTATCCTTTCCACAGTAAAAACATCCGCACCCATCTCTGCAAGTACCGCAGCCTGATAACCGGAACCGGTCCCGATCTCCAGCACCTTATGCCCCGGTTCGATTTTAAGCAATTCGGACATTACAGCTACAATATAGGGCTGGGAGATGGTCTGCCCTTCGCCGATGGGCAGGGCACTGTCAGAATATGCACGTGAAGCCAGGGCATCCTGCACAAACAGATGCCTTTGAACCTTACGCATGGCATCCAGAACATTATTATCAGCCACACCACGGGCTACAATCTGTTCGTCCACCATCTTCAATCTGGAACGCTTTGGGTCTATACGCACTTATCCCCCGTCAGGCATAGCCGATAACAGCAAGGCCTGAAAATTTATTTTTAACTATGAATTCCCGGACCGATAATAACATCCAGATTAATTCATTGTTTGCAGTTGAAAATCAGATTTTAGCGGTCAAGTCAACCAGAATGGCCCAAATTGATATTTAAAGCCGTTTTTTCCACATACATCTTGACACTAAAGCGACATAAAGAGAGATTATAGTAAGGACAAAAGGAGGACCACATGCTGAAAGTCGACGATCTCATGACAAAGGAACTGTTCACCCTTAGCGAATCTGATAATTTAAAAATGGCAAGGTCTCTAATGGACCTGCAACGTATCAGACATATCCCCATAGTAAACGACGACCGGGAATTCATCGGGCTTGTAACCCACCGTGATATCCTGCGTGCCACAATTTCTCAACTGGCGGACATTGACCCTGCCACGCAAGGCGAGATTGATTCCGGTATCCCTGTAGGGGAAATCATGCGGACCGACATCAAAACCATCACCGCCGAAACTTCCCTGAAAGAAGCTGCAACAATGCTTCTGAATCACAAATACGGTTGTTTCCCGGTAGTCAACAAAAAGAACGGACTGGTTGGAATCTTGACCGAAGCAGACTTCCTGAAGCTGACCATCAGCCTCATGGAAGCTCTTGAAAAAAACGACGATTAGACCGCAATCCTCCATATACTAAATAAAAAAAGAAGGAATTGAGATAATCTCAATTCCTTCTTTTTTTATATAAACTTTCGGTCCAACAAAAGATGCGAAAAGTACCCGGTGGCAAAAGCCACATAGTAAGGCAATAAAGTTGGAAAAGGCTGCCCGTACAAATAGTAGGGCAAAATCAACATAGGCATAGGCACCAACAACATAGCCCACCAGGTATGGGTCCAGCCACGATGAGCACTGATGCCGGGCAGCATGGCCAGCACCCCAAGATAAGCAGCCCATTTAAACCTCTCCAGATAAATCAGAGACAAAGCCAAAAGAAGCATGCCTGAATAAAAAATCCTCTTACCTTTTGAATCCGTATCAATATCCGGAAAAAGAGCTCCCAGCACGCAAAGTACGAACAATGAAATCACCTGCTCAGGATCGATGACGTACAGGCCGATATTCACCAGCCCCAGAAGAACCAAAGCTCCTGCAACAACGGAGCCACTAACATGAACCTTATATCCCGGCATATCATAACCACTTATTTTAAAAGAAATAAACTTAAAGCAAAACCTAAACTTTCTGTTTCTGCGTATATGGCATTACTACTTAGTTGTCCAACACCCAAATTGCCTTTACGAGCTGTAAACGAATCAGACTAAAACAATTTTCCCCTCTGCGCCGAAGACATAAAAAAAGAGTGCCTTTCCGCAAGGAAAGACACTCTTCGAGTGCATATTTGCAAATGCCTACATGGCGTCGCTGGCGTCAAGTTCCTCGATCTGTTTGTCGATTTCCTTTTGCAGCTTTGCGGGCAGGCCCATAATGTCAACATTCAGGAAGCCGCGCACGATGGTTGAGGTTGCTTCGTCCTCATCCATACCGCGGGCCATGAGATATTCAATCTCTTCCTGCGCAATTTTACCGACTGCGGCTTCATGGGAAAGCTCAACACCTTCCACGGTAGCTTCCAACTCAGGAACAGCGTGAATACGTCCGCCGCCGAGAATAAGTCCCTGACACTCGATATGTCCGCGTGCGGGAACATTGTTACCCTGAATATGGCCACGGGAAATAATGGTACCGCCAGTGGTGATAGTGCGGGAAATGGTTTCCGCTTTGGTGTTGGGTGCATTCTGAATGATCCGGGTTCCAGTATCGACATGGGAACCTTCAGGGGCAACCAAAACTGAATTGAAACGGGCAACAGAACCTTCACCGTTAAGGAAAATAGTCGGATATGACTTGAGATCCTTAACCCTTTTCATCAGCACGTAGTTGTTGATGAGTGTTCCGCCCTCTTCAACAACACCCATGGTGCTGGGACGGACAACAGTATTTTCACCCCAGTTATGAACCATGGTGAAAGTGAGTTTACCGCCCTTTTTAACGTAAAATTCGGACAGACCGAAATGTCCACCGGAAAACTTGTCGTGCGCAGCAGCACAACCGGTAATAATGTGCAGTTCGGAATCTTCCTCTACAACCACGATGTTGTGGATGTTCTGACCGGAATTCTCGGATTTGAGGAAGAGACAGGACTGGACGGGCTTTTCAATCTTGGCACCTTTCTTGGTACGTACAAAGTAACCGCCATGCAGATTATCTGCTGCGTTGCGGGTGAACTCGTCCTTGTCTTTATCAATGAGCTTGAAGTAGTAATCAGGCAGGCCGTCGTATTTATCAAGGGCCTTTTTGATATCCATGACTTCAACATCTTTATCATTAGTGCCGCAGTGTACGTTGGAGTGGTCAACCTGCATAAAGGTAGCACTGACGTCTGTAGCATCAACGTCAACACCGGCCATGATCAACTGCTCTTTTTCTTCAGCTTCAATTGAGGAAAGATCTTCAATTACTGCGTGTTCCAGACCATCAAATTTAAAATCGTTAAGATCAATTTTTTTCATGATATTTCTCCGTGGATTTACACTGCTAGTTCAGGCATTTCACGCATTCTTTGTATCCGTACTTACGGATATGCTCCAGAATATCGCGGGGTCTGGCTTCACAGCAGAGATGTCCGTTAAAAAGGACCTGTCCACGGTCAGCATTGATGTAATCCAGAATGTGTCCGGTATGGGTGATGATCAGTCCACAGGTATTTGTGCCCTTCTTCATCTTCTGCTCTTTCATGCTCAGATCAAGATTGGGCTTGATTTCACCATCAAGCAGGGTGCGGACCATTTTACCGATCAGGTGCATGTTTTCGAGGTCAACGCCGGATTCAGGCTCATCGAAAAGCAGCAGGCCGGGATTCTGGGCCATGAGCTGAAGCAGCTCCGAACGCTTGATTTCACCACCGGAAAAACCGGAGTTGATATCGCGGTCAAGAAAGTTGGTCATATTAACGCGCTGGGCCAGCATCTCTACATCCACATTGGAACCGTTACCGCACATCTTTACCAGATGACGTGTTTTCAGACCGTGGATGGTCGGGGGACGCTGAAAAGACATGCCTATGCCGAGACGGGCACGTTCATAAATGGGGGCGTAGGTGATATCTTCACCTTTAAAAGTAATCTTGCCCTGGGTAATCTCATAGTTACTGAAGCCCATAAGGGTCATGAGCAGGGAGGTCTTACCGGAACCGTTGGGCCCGAAAAGGATGAAAGTCTCCCCTTCTTTTATATGCAGGTTGAGGCCTTTGATGACCTCCTTGTCGCCGATACTGACGTGCAAATCTTCTATTTTAAGCATTGAAATTCCTCACTTTATAAGCGAAAAGCCAAAAATGGAGTTATTTAGTCGAATTAAGTACGCTTTGAAGAGCTAATAAAATTCACTTTTCAAGTCCAGAATAAATAATGATTAATTTCACAATATCCAGATTTAATGCCCAAACGCACGTTATGAAAAATGGTGACGACTCTGAAAAAGTCAAGGTACAAAATAGAAAAACTCAAATTTCCTGAATAGAAAGATTTACTTCGCGCCGGATAATGACTAATTTGATAGCTCATTTTTTCAGGAGAAATTTTTATGGCTAAGAAAAAAATGAGTTCCCTGTCAGACCTCAAGGGGCTCAAATTCAAAGAAGACAAGAAAGAAGAACATGTACCCAAGGCGGTCCGAAAGGCTCTTGAAGCTGTTAAGAAGAAGCCCGCCCCCATAGAGCCGGAAGAAAAGGAAATTGAAGTGGACGATGATCAGGCATTCATGGATGCCATGAACGGAGTTAAGCGCATGGATCGCTCTACCGTTGCCCCCCAGAAACCGAAGCCGACCCCGCCCCCTAAAATATCGGAAGATGAGGAAGGCAAGGAATACCTGAGCAGCCTTGTGTCCGGTAAAATAGAATTTGAACTGGAATATTCCGATGAATTCATGTTCGGCTATGTACGCGGAACCGATTCCAAGGTATTTCAAAAGCTCAAGGCCGGAGCCTTCAGTTATGAATCGCACATTGACCTGCACGGTATGAATTCCGAACAGGCTTTTGACAACCTGCTCTTTTTCATTCGCGAATCTTTTTTACAGGGCAACCGTTGTGTGCTGGCTGTGACCGGACGCGGTAAGAACTCACCGGGTGGACATTCCGTACTCAAGCGGGAAATTCAGGACTGGCTGACCCGCGATCCCTTCCGCCGCGTGGTGCTGGCTTTTTGTACTGCCCAGCCCAAAGACGGCGGCGCCGGAGCTTTATACATCCTGCTGCGCAAGCAGAAGAAAGTGCAAGGCAAGGTCAAATGGGATAAAGGCATTAATTGGGGAAAAGAATTTTAAGAATTGGTTGATGCGCTTCGCGCTTTTTGATGAATAGATTTGCCTCCGGCGGCCAGAGAAACTTTTTGATTCGCCACCTCCTGTGGCTCACCCCTTCGGGGCGTTGCCTTTCAGAAAACGTCCAAATCCGCTTTCCTGCGGATTTGTGGAAGAAGTTTCTCTGGACTCTTCAAAAACTTTTATTACGGCTTCGCCGGGTGTTATTTTAAAAGGATTCTTCGTGGAAATTTTTGATAATCCTGATCGTATTAAGCTGGCTTTTGGAATTCCGTTTTTTAATATGGATTTCAATGAGCTGATGCTGACCGTGGGAGAACGTGCCGGCGCGAAAGAAAAGACTATGATTTTCGCGCCCTCTTTCCCGTGGCTTATGGATTATGCCAAGTATCCCAATTTATGCCCGGATTGTGCAGACTTCATTCTTCCTACAGATTCGGAAATGGTCAGCTTAGCCGAAAAAGCTGAAATCAAGCTGAAAATGCCTTTGGAATATTTTGAAATCCCGGAACAAATCGCCCGCATCTGCGCCCACTACGGATTCAGCCTGCTCCATGTTTCTGAATCGGCACTGAAAACTGATATCCTTATCCGTGACGGCTACGTACCCCTGTCGTGGGACTTATTCACTAATTTTAAGACCACGGGCGATCTGGATGAAATTGATATACAATCAATTGTCGGCAGTGCTAATAATCTACGCCCGGACATTGTACTTATCTCAGCCCCGCCCGAATCCATCAGCAGTTGTGTACCTAAAATCTATGAACAGCTCCACAACTGTGTGCTGATTTGCGTCCCGCAGGATATGGACAAAAATAAAGTTGCGGACAAGCTGGATAACATCTTTATCCCGCTGCTGCTTCTACGCGAAGAGATTAATTTTCTGGACGAAATCAAACGCAAGGCTTCAATGGCCCTGCCATCTTCTGTGAGATTTGACGAAAGTAGCATTCCGCCGACAATTACAATCTCCGGCACCCTTGATGCGGGGATAACCCCTGATTTGATTCGCACCGGAACCCGTATGCTGAAACGCAATTTTTCCCCGGCACTGGATTTATCCGCAACCCATGCGACTTCAGTCAAAGGGATGGAAGCCCTGTGCTTCCTGAGCCGTAAATTCCGTGATGCCGGAAAAAAACTTCGCATATCCGAAATTTCAGATGAACTGCAAAATACCCTGCATAGTTCAGGCGTACTATCTTACTTTGTTGATTATCCCGGCATTCTGGACGATTTATAACCAAAAGTTCCCCTTCCCCAGCCGTCGGATACATCTTAAAGCATATTCACCGGGTCAAGATCCATGGTGATGCGAATCTGTTTTTTGTCAGGATTACGGCGCGATATTTGAGCGTAAAGCTCGCGGGTCTTCATCCAATCATCAGACTTAAGCAGACAGTTAAACCGCTTGCGTCCGCGCAACTGGGCCAACGGAGCGGGAACAGGTCCCATGGCCATAATTCCGGCCTCTTTTGCCGCATCGCGAATCATACTGAAAAATTGAGGACAGAGATGCTCCCCCTCCCAGCCCATGGGATGGCTGATGCGGATCAGAGTCAACTTGGTGAACGGCGGATAACGAAACCTGCGCCGCTTCTCAATTTCCTTCTCAAAAAATGTTTTGTAATCGGCAGAAGTTACCGCCCCCCAGATAGGATTCTGCGGGTTGCGGGTCTGGATAATGACCTCTCCGGGCTTCTCGCCCCTGCCCGCACGCCCGGAAACCTGCACCAGAAGCTGAAATGTTCGCTCGGCTGAACGGTAATCAGGCAGGTTAAGCCCCAGATCACCCTCGGAAACAACTACCAGCGTTACGCCGGGAAAGTTGTGCCCCTTGGAAAGCATCTGAGTACCGACCAGTACCTGCGCATCACCTCTGGCAAAACTCTTCAAAATTTCATCCAACCGTTCCTGCCTGCGGGTCGAATCGCGGTCCATGCGCAAAATTTTCGTTTCCGGCGGCAGAGCCTTGGCAACCTGCTCTTCAAGCCGCTCCGTACCGCCCCCCAAGGGCATGAGATTGCTCCCACCGCAAGTAGCGCACGGCAAAGGGAAATGATAGGCATTGCCGCAATAGTGGCAGATTACCCGCTCCCGTCCTTTGTGGTAGGTCATACTCACATTGCAATGCGGACACTTAAACGGTTCTTCGCAATCTGTGCAGTAAATGAGCGGAGAAAAACCACGGCGGTTAAGCATGACCACGGCCTGCTCTCCCCTCTCCACCACCTCTTTCAAACGGGCTTCTGTTTCCGGGGCAAAAGGCTCTTCCGGGTTCTTGATGGCACTGGTATCGACCACCTTGACCGCAGGAAGTACGGATTTGCCGACCCGTTTTTCCATGGAAATAACTTCAAAAGCACCCTGCTGCGCTGCGTGAAAAGTCTTAATGTCAGGGGTTGCCGAACCGAGAACCAGCAGACTTCCGGTCATATGGGCCAGCACATAGGCCACTTCCTTAGCTTGATAAGGCAATCGCTCTTCCTGCTTGTAGGATTCGTCATGCTCCTCATCAATAATTATCAGGCCGGGATTACGCACCGGAAGAAAGAGAGCCGAGCGGGTGCCGACGATCAGGGCCGGGCTGTCATCCTCGGCAAGTGCGCGGAAAATAGCTTCCTTGCGTACCGGGGTCTGGTAACCGTGATAAAGATATTTACGTGTTTCCGGAAACAGCGGGCAGATGCCGTTCCACAAAGCGTAGGCAAGAGCAATCTCCGGAACCAGCACAATTACAGACTTGCCCTGCTCCATGCATTTGCGGGCCGCAGTCATGTAGACGAGAGTCTTACCACTCCCGGTGATCCCGTGCAGCAGCTTAACCGCACTTTTAGGTTCATCAAGAGCCGCAAGCAGTTCATCAATGGCAAGCTGCTGTTGTTCCGAAGGGGTAAAGTCCCACTTAGGTCCGGTTGCAGCACACTTTTCTGACGGATTACGCTCTTCTTCAGGAGGCGGACCGATCTTGACCAGCGAATCGGAATGAAGCTTTTTAATCACTCCGTTGGTCCAGTCCCCCATGATATTTTTCAAAAATCCTTTTTCACGGGGACCGTTCTCAAAAATAAATTCCAGAATCTGCAACTGACGGGCAGCATTGGGACGCACAGGCCACGGAGGATCGGAAGTCAGGCTGACATATTCTTCCTTTTCAATGGAAGCAGGCAGACTTACATTCATCCGCCCTTCATCATAAATTTTGACCAGTTCCATACGCCGCTCCGAAGGAAGACGGGCAATATCCAGAGCCTTAAGCCTTGCAGGGAAAGAACGGTCTGCAACTTTAAAAGAGACCTTGGCACTGCGAAACCGCTTGGGAACAACATTCTCCAGCACCTTACCCAAGGGCTGCATCTGGCGGGCACCGATGTTGCGGTAGAGCTTGAAGTGATTGGAA is drawn from Desulfovibrio sp. JC022 and contains these coding sequences:
- a CDS encoding tetratricopeptide repeat protein; this translates as MQSKIEWYQEVLALEPSSKVFFPLARLYVEMGSHEKAVTTLRMGLDRHPDYLEARLLLVETLAKLGRDSEAKAAVAPLTRLFSSYPSFWKMWGASVSEGNDDIAGAMAFLFSALHGSPMSWSDVMAEGIKQLTGVSVAERPQKADSAVCKEGYEAPGDFTRPDPEESELLVDEISEAAALVDSDGESPEALTSAIVMDSLKTKTMAEVLASQGDLEGALEIYRELLCKASDEEKEELMSFMADISSRISKTPVDDIAGDDASKDPYFKHAKSKLMGTLELLAERLEARASR
- a CDS encoding septum formation initiator family protein, with the protein product MLRRRVLLGLLVIINLVLLIRLGLSEQGFFGYVELDDKVQELEQKIDAADNRTLELSREIRRLKTDQAYQEKVIRSRMNYVKENEVLYLFPKSGKVKTQGAGADAKQD
- the pgsA gene encoding CDP-diacylglycerol--glycerol-3-phosphate 3-phosphatidyltransferase, with protein sequence MFNLANSLTLGRILAVPLIVVLLYYPSKLTMFLAAFVFFLASLTDFFDGYIARRSNQVTNLGKFLDPLADKLLICSTLIMLTHMGYVSGWITVVIVCRELAVTGLRAIAVDMGLVLAADKFGKLKTVTQSFALGPLLLHYPYFGIDMHQLGMWILYAALFLTVFSGANYMYNLHKVWLTSE
- a CDS encoding Mrp/NBP35 family ATP-binding protein, whose product is MSSSCSSCSSAPQKGGDKKASAAQALQNELISSTLQKIKYKIFVMSGKGGVGKSSVAVNIAAALADKGFKVGILDVDIHGPSVPHLLGITGQLDVERGNLVVPKKVNDNLHVVSMESLLKDPDQAVLWRGPMKTSAIRQFISDVQWGELDFLVVDSPPGTGDEPMTVLKTIPESLAVVVTTPQEISLADVRKAINFLQYAKANIMGVVENMSGLVCPHCHENIDLFKKGGGEELAEKYGLPFLGAVPLDPTTVVAADLGKPVVLLEEDSPAKLAFRKVADEIAEAAESSFEVASSTHT
- a CDS encoding DUF368 domain-containing protein; translated protein: MNFIQAWKKGPGPESLRDYLVLILKGICMGVADIIPGVSGGTMAFITGIYDNLIDSIRSFNGKFIKSLFKFDLTGAVAEAHLKFLLPLLFGIVMAMVSMAQIIHVLLGTHPVQVWSLFFGLIAASILVVGRRVGEFSVKNVISGVVGAVFSFFLVGLIPVTTPDTLWFVFLCASISICAMILPGISGAFILLLLGKYEFITGAIRNPTTLDNGAILLAFVCGCALGISLFSRVLHFLLEKHHALTVSLLTGFMAGAMRKIWPWKEVLDSVVIRGKTHVLSEANVLPPAYDGEFASAVLLMVAGFAAVIILEWVSSAKDS
- a CDS encoding protein-L-isoaspartate(D-aspartate) O-methyltransferase; protein product: MRIDPKRSRLKMVDEQIVARGVADNNVLDAMRKVQRHLFVQDALASRAYSDSALPIGEGQTISQPYIVAVMSELLKIEPGHKVLEIGTGSGYQAAVLAEMGADVFTVERIRKLFISARKLLFDLRYFNIQVKLDDGTMGWPDNAPYDRIIVTAGGPEIPQYLIDQLADPGILVIPVGGQRRVQRLMLVTKTDGKIETTDMGGCAFVDLVGKQGW
- a CDS encoding CBS domain-containing protein; translated protein: MLKVDDLMTKELFTLSESDNLKMARSLMDLQRIRHIPIVNDDREFIGLVTHRDILRATISQLADIDPATQGEIDSGIPVGEIMRTDIKTITAETSLKEAATMLLNHKYGCFPVVNKKNGLVGILTEADFLKLTISLMEALEKNDD
- a CDS encoding metal-dependent hydrolase; the protein is MPGYKVHVSGSVVAGALVLLGLVNIGLYVIDPEQVISLFVLCVLGALFPDIDTDSKGKRIFYSGMLLLALSLIYLERFKWAAYLGVLAMLPGISAHRGWTHTWWAMLLVPMPMLILPYYLYGQPFPTLLPYYVAFATGYFSHLLLDRKFI
- a CDS encoding SufD family Fe-S cluster assembly protein yields the protein MKKIDLNDFKFDGLEHAVIEDLSSIEAEEKEQLIMAGVDVDATDVSATFMQVDHSNVHCGTNDKDVEVMDIKKALDKYDGLPDYYFKLIDKDKDEFTRNAADNLHGGYFVRTKKGAKIEKPVQSCLFLKSENSGQNIHNIVVVEEDSELHIITGCAAAHDKFSGGHFGLSEFYVKKGGKLTFTMVHNWGENTVVRPSTMGVVEEGGTLINNYVLMKRVKDLKSYPTIFLNGEGSVARFNSVLVAPEGSHVDTGTRIIQNAPNTKAETISRTITTGGTIISRGHIQGNNVPARGHIECQGLILGGGRIHAVPELEATVEGVELSHEAAVGKIAQEEIEYLMARGMDEDEATSTIVRGFLNVDIMGLPAKLQKEIDKQIEELDASDAM
- a CDS encoding ABC transporter ATP-binding protein, producing MLKIEDLHVSIGDKEVIKGLNLHIKEGETFILFGPNGSGKTSLLMTLMGFSNYEITQGKITFKGEDITYAPIYERARLGIGMSFQRPPTIHGLKTRHLVKMCGNGSNVDVEMLAQRVNMTNFLDRDINSGFSGGEIKRSELLQLMAQNPGLLLFDEPESGVDLENMHLIGKMVRTLLDGEIKPNLDLSMKEQKMKKGTNTCGLIITHTGHILDYINADRGQVLFNGHLCCEARPRDILEHIRKYGYKECVKCLN
- a CDS encoding Smr/MutS family protein, which codes for MAKKKMSSLSDLKGLKFKEDKKEEHVPKAVRKALEAVKKKPAPIEPEEKEIEVDDDQAFMDAMNGVKRMDRSTVAPQKPKPTPPPKISEDEEGKEYLSSLVSGKIEFELEYSDEFMFGYVRGTDSKVFQKLKAGAFSYESHIDLHGMNSEQAFDNLLFFIRESFLQGNRCVLAVTGRGKNSPGGHSVLKREIQDWLTRDPFRRVVLAFCTAQPKDGGAGALYILLRKQKKVQGKVKWDKGINWGKEF